The region CTCGCGCACTTCGCGGATGCACTCGACGAAGTGGCCGGCGCCGCCGTCGCGCAGATCGTCGCGGTCGACGCTCGTGATCACCACGTACTTGAGCTTGAGCGCCGCGATCGTGCGCGCGAGGTTCTTCGGCTCGTCTGCGTCGAGCGGATCGGGCCGGCCGTGGCCGACGTCGCAGAACGGGCAGCGGCGCGTGCACTTGTCGCCCATGATCATGAACGTCGCGGTGCCCTTGCCGAAGCATTCGCCGATGTTCGGGCAGCTCGCTTCCTCGCACACCGTATGCAGGTTGTGCTCGCGCAGGATCGTCTTGATCTCGTTGAAGCGCGAGCTGCTGGTGGCCGCCTTCACGCGGATCCATTCGGGCTTCTTCAGCTTCTCGATCGGGACGATCTTGATCGGAATGCGCGCGGTCTTCGCCTGCGCCTTCTGCTTGGCGGTCGGATCGTAGGCGGAAGCGGCCGGTTCGGCGGGTGCGGGGGTAGCGGTAAGGTCAGTCATTCGATTGTTCCAGTGCCTGCTGCGGCAATGCGGCGGCCGCGGTTGCGCCGTCGAGGTGGGCGATCAGGCGGCGCACGAGCGTCTGCGCGACTTCGTGCCAGTCGGCGGTCGCGCCGAGGCTCGCCATGTCGATCGTTTCGAGCCCCGCGTAGCCGCACGGGTTGATCGCGAGAAACGGGCGCAGATCCATCTTCACGTTGACGCTCAGGCCGTGATAGCTGCAGCCGTTGCGGATCTTCAGGCCGAGCGCGGCAATCTTCGCGCCTCGATGCGGCCCCGATTCCACGTAGATCCCGGGCGCGCCGGCCTTGCGGGCCGACGCGAGATTATACGCCGCGAGCGTCTCGATCACGGCCTCTTCGATCCGCGTGACGAGCGTGCGCACCATCAGCTTGCGCCGCCTCAAGTCCACGAGCAGATATGCGACGATTTGCCCCGGACCGTGGTAGGTGATCTGCCCGCCGCGATCGACCTTCACGAGCGGCACGCCGCTGTCGGCAACGAGCAGGTGCGCCGGATTGCCGGCCTGGCCGAGCGTGTAGACGGGCGGATGCTCGACGACCCAGATCTCGTCGTCGGTGTCGGGCGTGCGCGCGTCGGTGAACGCGCGCATCGCGTCGAAGCAGGCGTCGTAAGGCGTCTCGCCGAGCCACCGGACGGTGACGGGCAATGCGGCGGGCGGATTCGGAGCAACGGACGCGGCGGCGTCGGGCGCGGCGGGAGCGTCGGGAGCGGAAGGCACGATGGAAACCGGCGGGGCTGACATGGGCGGTAGTTTACCGAAAACCCATGCACCTCGCCGGTGCCGGACAGCGCGCGCCGTCCGGCTCACGCTCAGACGGTGCGCCACCCGTCGCGCCAATGCGCGCTCAACCACGACGCGAACCGCGCGACGCCGCGCAGCGCCGCCTGCTGCGGCGGCGCGATCGCCGAGAACGACACGCACGCGCTCGTCGCGCCGTCGGCGCTCAGCCACAGCCGCTCGCCGCGCCGCAGCTTCAGCGTCGCGCCCGGCGACAGGAAATAGTCGTGAACGTCGTTGCTGCGCGTCGCCCACACGGGCGCGCCGCGCACCGCGAGCCGCGTGCTGCGCGCGACCGTCATCGGCACCGTTTCACCCGGCGGGATCTCGAACGTGATGCTTGAGGAAATCTCTTTCATGACAGCCTCCGCGAAATCGCTTCAGTGGCTACAATCGTAGTTCCCGCAAGGCTTTGCGCCAAACGATCGATTCTCGCGTGCTTGTGAGAAAAACTAACCGATGAACATCCATCGACTGCCGATGCTGAATGCGCTGCGCGTGTTCGAGGCCGCCGCGCGGCACGAAAGCTTCTCGCGCGCGGCAGACGAGTTGTCCGTCACGCACGGCGCGGTCAGCCACCAGATGCGCGCGCTGGAAGCCGAGCTCGGCGTGCCGCTGTTCGTGCGCCACGGCAAGCGGCTCGCGCTGACGGACGCGGGCGGCCGCTACGCGCAGCAGGTGCGCGCCGCGCTCGCGCTGCTCGCCGACGCGACCCGCGAGGTTCGCGCGAGCGAGCGCGACAAGCGGCTCGTCGTGTCGACGCTGCCGTCGTTCGCCGCGCGCTGGATCACGCCGAGGATCGGCCCGTTCATCGAACGGCATCCGGAAATCGACCTGGAGCTGCGGGCAAGCGATTCGCTCGTCGATTTCGCGCGCGACGACGTCGATGTCGCGATCCGCTTCGGCCACGGCGTCTATCCGGGGCTGCACGTCGAGCCGCTGCTCGACGAGACGTTCTTTCCCGTCTGCGCGCCGACGCTCAACGGCGGCATGCTGCCCGAGACGCCCGCCGATCTCGTCCGCTATCCGCTGCTGCGCTCGGACGACGAGCTGTGGCGGCCGTGGTTCGACGCGGCGGGGCTCGACACGCTGACCGAGCCGAAGCGCGGCGTGCTGTATCAGGATTCGTCGAATCTGCTGCAGGCGGCGATCGACGGCCAGGGCATCGCGCTCGTGCGGCGCTCGCTCGCGGTGCCGGAGGTGGCGGCCGGCCGGATCGTGCGGCTCTTCGACATCGCGGGGCCGAGCCCGTGGCACTACTTCTTCGTGTGCCCGCCGTCGCTCGCGCAAACGCCGCGCGTGCAGGCGCTCAGGAGCTGGCTGCTGGACGAGATCGCGCGCTTCAGGGCGCTGTGCGCGGCGCAGGAGGCGCAGCACACGGCGGCCTATGCGGCCGCGCGTGCGCGCGGCAAGGAGGAAAACTAGCGGCCGGCCGTCACAGGACGACCTTGACCATCGGATGGCCCGTCAGCGCGCGGTAGATGTTGTCGAGCTGCGCCTGGCTCGTCGCGCGCACGGTGATCGTGAGGCCCGTGTAGTTGCCGCCGCTCGACGCGCGCTCCTCGATCTTCTCGAGATCGATCTCGTTGTCGTGCACGCTCACGACCTTGAAGATCGTATCCTTGAACTCCGGATGCGCGCGGCCCATCACCTTGATCGGGAAGTCGCACGGAAACTCGAGCAGCGTTTCCTTGGGCGTGGCGATTTCGCCTGTCAGCTCGACGGTCTTGTTCGGTTCGGTCATGTCGTTTCTCCACGCGTCGGCGGCACGGCCCGCTCAGACGCTTCCATCTCGCGCGCCTTCGCGCGCTGGTACGCGGCGTACAGCGCGTCGAACACCGGGCCCGGCCGGCCGCCCTGCACGGGCAGATCGTCGAGCCGCGTCACGGGCAGGACTTCCTTCGTCGCCGACGTGAGCAGGATCTCGTCGGCCGCGCGCAGCTCCGCTTCGTTGATCTCGCGCGCGACGAAGCGAATCCCGCATTCCTCGGCGAGCTCCTCGACGAGCGCGTAGCGGATGCCCTCGAGAATCCGGTTGCTGCGCGGCGGCGCGATCAGCTCGCCGTTCTTCACGATCCATACATTCGACGACGAACCTTCCGTCACGTTGCCGTCGCGCAGCTGGATCGTCTCGATCGCATCGTGCTCCGCCGCGTGCTGCGCCATCAGCACGTTGCCGAGCAGCGATACCGATTTGATGTCGCAATGCAGCCAGCGGCGATCCTCGGCCGTCACGCAGCGCACGCCCTGCGCGCGCTGCGCGTCGCTCGGCAGCGCGAGCGGGCTCGCCATCGCGAACACCGTCGGCACAGCGTTCGCCGGGAACGCGTGGCCGCGCTTCGCGACGCCGCGCGTCACCTGGATATAGACGATCGCGTGCCGGCCGTCGCCGAGCGCGGCCGCGTTCGCGTCGACGACCTGCGCGACGAGCGCGCGCCAGCCCGCTTCGTCGTGCGGATCGGCGATGCCGATCCTCTTCAGGCTGCGCGCGAGGCGCGCGAGATGCTGCGCGATCCGGAACGGCGCGCGGCGCGCGCCGTCCGCGTAGACCGGCACGACTTCGTATACGCCGTCGCCGAAGATGAAGCCGCGGTCGAGCACCGGCACGCGCGCTTCGGAAAGCGGCACCAGCTCCTCGTGCGAAGCGACGCTCAGATAGACGATCGGTTCGATGTCGGCTTGATTCATGGCGTTGAACGGACGGCGAAAATCGTGACGGAAAGCGAAAGCCCGCGGCGCCGGCGAGGCCGGCGCCGCGCTCGACGCGAGCGGACAGCTTACTTCTTTTTGCTGAACATCAGCAGGATCGAATCCCAGATGCGGCCGAGCAGGCCCGCTTCCGGCACCGGCTGCAGCGCGACGACCGGGAATTCCGCCACCGTCTTGCCGTCGGCGACGAGCTTCACCGAGCCCACCACCTGGCCGTCCGCGAGCGGCGCGATGAGCGGCGCGTTCAGCGCGACTTCCGGCTTCACCTTGTCCGCCAGGCCGCGCGGCACGGTGATGAACTGGTCCTTCTTCACGCCGACCTGCACGTTGTTGCTCTTGCCCTTGTAGACGCGCGGCGTGCCGATCGGCTGGCCGGCCTTGTACAGGCGCACCGAATCGAACGCGGTGTAGCCGTAGTTCAGCATCTTCATGCTGTCCTGCACGCGGTCGCTCTCCTTGGTCTCGCCCATCATCACGGTGACGAGGCGGCGCGTCGCGTCCGCCGCGCCCGGCAGCGCGCGCTTCGCCGACGCGATCAGGCAGTAGCCCGCCGCCTGCGTGTGGCCGGTCTTCAGGCCGTCGAC is a window of Burkholderia mallei ATCC 23344 DNA encoding:
- the lipA gene encoding lipoyl synthase, which encodes MTDLTATPAPAEPAASAYDPTAKQKAQAKTARIPIKIVPIEKLKKPEWIRVKAATSSSRFNEIKTILREHNLHTVCEEASCPNIGECFGKGTATFMIMGDKCTRRCPFCDVGHGRPDPLDADEPKNLARTIAALKLKYVVITSVDRDDLRDGGAGHFVECIREVREQSPATRIEILTPDFRGRLDRALAILNAAPPDVMNHNLETVPRLYKEARPGSDYAHSLKLLKDFKALHPDVATKSGLMVGLGETTDEILQVMRDLRAHDVDMLTIGQYLQPSEHHLPVREYVHPDTFKMYEEEAYKMGFTHAAVGAMVRSSYHADLQAHGAGVV
- the lipB gene encoding lipoyl(octanoyl) transferase LipB → MSAPPVSIVPSAPDAPAAPDAAASVAPNPPAALPVTVRWLGETPYDACFDAMRAFTDARTPDTDDEIWVVEHPPVYTLGQAGNPAHLLVADSGVPLVKVDRGGQITYHGPGQIVAYLLVDLRRRKLMVRTLVTRIEEAVIETLAAYNLASARKAGAPGIYVESGPHRGAKIAALGLKIRNGCSYHGLSVNVKMDLRPFLAINPCGYAGLETIDMASLGATADWHEVAQTLVRRLIAHLDGATAAAALPQQALEQSND
- a CDS encoding DUF2917 domain-containing protein; this translates as MKEISSSITFEIPPGETVPMTVARSTRLAVRGAPVWATRSNDVHDYFLSPGATLKLRRGERLWLSADGATSACVSFSAIAPPQQAALRGVARFASWLSAHWRDGWRTV
- a CDS encoding transcriptional regulator GcvA, which translates into the protein MNIHRLPMLNALRVFEAAARHESFSRAADELSVTHGAVSHQMRALEAELGVPLFVRHGKRLALTDAGGRYAQQVRAALALLADATREVRASERDKRLVVSTLPSFAARWITPRIGPFIERHPEIDLELRASDSLVDFARDDVDVAIRFGHGVYPGLHVEPLLDETFFPVCAPTLNGGMLPETPADLVRYPLLRSDDELWRPWFDAAGLDTLTEPKRGVLYQDSSNLLQAAIDGQGIALVRRSLAVPEVAAGRIVRLFDIAGPSPWHYFFVCPPSLAQTPRVQALRSWLLDEIARFRALCAAQEAQHTAAYAAARARGKEEN
- a CDS encoding HP0495 family protein, whose amino-acid sequence is MTEPNKTVELTGEIATPKETLLEFPCDFPIKVMGRAHPEFKDTIFKVVSVHDNEIDLEKIEERASSGGNYTGLTITVRATSQAQLDNIYRALTGHPMVKVVL
- a CDS encoding D-amino acid aminotransferase; translated protein: MNQADIEPIVYLSVASHEELVPLSEARVPVLDRGFIFGDGVYEVVPVYADGARRAPFRIAQHLARLARSLKRIGIADPHDEAGWRALVAQVVDANAAALGDGRHAIVYIQVTRGVAKRGHAFPANAVPTVFAMASPLALPSDAQRAQGVRCVTAEDRRWLHCDIKSVSLLGNVLMAQHAAEHDAIETIQLRDGNVTEGSSSNVWIVKNGELIAPPRSNRILEGIRYALVEELAEECGIRFVAREINEAELRAADEILLTSATKEVLPVTRLDDLPVQGGRPGPVFDALYAAYQRAKAREMEASERAVPPTRGETT